A DNA window from Vigna angularis cultivar LongXiaoDou No.4 chromosome 1, ASM1680809v1, whole genome shotgun sequence contains the following coding sequences:
- the LOC108346870 gene encoding inactive protein kinase SELMODRAFT_444075 — MSSQKGRHEEEMGTSETTGKVVVVAVKASRDISRTALVWALTHVVQPGDCIKLLVVIPALSSSKRVWGFSRFTTDCASSNWRSSLGTASDQKEVITKSCSQLVLQLHDFYDPEKIKIRVKILSGSSCGGVAAEAKRVESSWVILDKKLKHEKKYCMEQLHCNIVMMKRSRPKILRLNLNSSPKMELNMGCPLKLRRNLKENTGHGGIIRGPAVTPASSPEQGSPPLTATDVGTSSISSSDPATSPFFHSDNYERQRRGFTFVHEGLTNLEDIESDSESEKLSMSSKSSYFQPWIANVICMDGDFSKHEDNVQRSSDKTLATAYEALLQKFSKLDEDPILGMLNCKIDVNLSKSVREAISLAKGSPPGPPPLCSICQHKAPVFGNPPRWFTFAELQLATGGFSQANFLAEGGFGSVHRGVLHDGQVIAVKQYKLASTQGDKEFCSEVEVLSCAQHRNVVMLIGFCVENGRRLLVYEYICNGSLDSHLYRRKQNVLEWSARQKIAVGAARGLRYLHEECRVGCIVHRDMRPNNILLTHDFEALVGDFGLARWQPDGDMGVETRVIGTFGYLAPEYAQSGQITEKADVYSFGIVLLELITGRKAVDINRPKGQQCLSEWARPLLEKQAIYKLVDPSLRNCYVDQEVHRMLQCSSLCIGRDPHLRPRMSQVLRMLEGDILL; from the exons ATGAGCAGCCAAAAGGGTCGTCATGAAGAAGAGATGGGCACCTCAGAAACCACCGGGAAAGTGGTTGTGGTTGCAGTTAAAGCTTCCAGAGATATCTCAAGGACTGCTCTGGTGTGGGCTTTGACTCATGTTGTTCAACCAGGGGATTGCATTAAGCTGTTGGTGGTCATTCCGGCTCTTTCTTCAA GCAAGAGGGTATGGGGATTTTCAAGATTTACCACTGACTGTGCCTCCAGTAATTGGAGATCCAGTTTAGGAACTGCTTCAGATCAGAAAGAAGTTATAACAAAATCCTGTTCTCAGTTAGTGCTTCAACTCCATGATTTTTACGATCCAGAGAAG ATAAAGATCAGAGTGAAGATTCTTTCTGGTTCTTCATGTGGAGGTGTGGCCGCTGAGGCCAAGAGAGTTGAGTCAAGCTGGGTTATATTGGACAA AAAGTTGAAGCATGAAAAGAAATACTGCATGGAGCAGCTGCATTGCAATATTGTAATGATGAAGCGGTCTAGGCCAAAGATTCTGCGCTTGAATTTGAACAGTTCACCTAAGATGGAACTGAACATGGGTTGTCCATTGAAACTCAGAAGAAACTTGAAAGAGAACACTGGACATGGAGGTATAATCAGAGGTCCAGCTGTTACTCCTGCTAGCAGTCCTGAACAAGGGTCACCACCATTGACTGCAACTGATGTTGGAACATCATCAATATCAAGCTCAGATCCTGCTACTTCCCCATTTTTTCACTCTGACAACTATGAGAGACAAAGGAGAGGTTTCACCTTCGTTCACGAGGGACTGACAAACCTAGAGGATATTGAGTCTGACTCCGAGAGCGAAAAGCTTAGCATGTCGTCCAAGAGTTCATATTTTCAGCCATGGATTGCGAATGTGATTTGCATGGATGGTGATTTCTCAAAGCATGAAGACAACGTGCAAAGATCCAGCGACAAGACTTTGGCAACTGCATATGAAGCTTTGCTTCAGAAATTCTCAAAGTTGGATGAAGATCCTATACTGGGAATGCTTAACTGTAAAATTGATGTGAACTTGAGCAAAAGTGTTAGAGAAGCAATTTCACTAGCTAAAGGTTCACCTCCTGGCCCTCCTCCACTGTGCTCCATTTGTCAGCACAAGGCACCGGTGTTTGGAAATCCACCAAGGTGGTTTACATTTGCTGAATTGCAGCTTGCCACGGGTGGTTTTTCACAAGCAAACTTCTTGGCAGAAGGTGGTTTTGGTTCCGTACACCGTGGAGTTCTGCATGACGGACAAGTCATTGCTGTGAAACAGTATAAATTAGCCAGCACTCAAGGAGATAAAGAGTTTTGCTCAGAAGTTGAGGTCTTAAGCTGTGCACAACATCGCAATGTTGTGATGCTAATTGGGTTCTGTGTGGAGAACGGAAGAAGATTGCTGGTTTACGAATACATCTGCAATGGCTCTCTGGATTCTCATCTCTACA GACGAAAGCAGAATGTTCTGGAATGGTCTGCAAGACAAAAGATTGCAGTTGGAGCAGCACGTGGTTTGAGATACCTTCATGAAGAATGTAGAGTGGGTTGTATTGTGCACCGTGACATGAGGCCCAATAATATCCTCCTCACTCATGATTTTGAAGCTTTG GTGGGAGATTTTGGACTTGCTAGGTGGCAACCAGATGGAGACATGGGTGTGGAAACCAGAGTGATAGGAACATTTGG GTATTTGGCGCCAGAATACGCTCAGAGTGGTCAAATTACTGAAAAAGCTGATGTGTACTCGTTTGGTATAGTACTGCTGGAACTCATCACAGGAAGAAAAGCAGTGGATATAAACCGCCCCAAAGGCCAACAATGTCTCAGTGAATGg GCACGGCCATTGCTTGAAAAACAAGctatttataaattagtagatCCGAGTTTAAGAAACTGCTATGTTGATCAAGAGGTACATCGCATGCTGCAATGTTCCTCTTTATGCATTGGACGGGATCCTCATTTAAGGCCTCGAATGTCACAG GTGCTGAGGATGCTGGAAGGTGACATTCTACTGTGA